From the genome of Gemmatimonadota bacterium:
CGGCGTTCGGGACGCCACCGGTCCGCGGAAAGGGCTGCGCCCACCTGGAAGGACGAGGAGATCATTCCAACCTCTTTCGGGCCGATCGTGCGGACACCGGCCGATCACGAAGGAGGCAAGCATGTCCGAGCGTTTCCGCCCTACCCTCCCGCCGCACCCCGATTTCGACCAGCAGAAGAAGCTCGCGAAGGAATTGCTGCGCGCCTTTCGCGCGGGCAAGGTCGAGGCTCAGGCGCGCATCAGCGAGCAACTGCCCGGTAAGGTGCGAATCACCCTCGCGGACGCCCAATTCGTTCTCGCCCGCGAGTACAACTTCGGGAGTTGGGCATGCTCGACGCCGAGCACCACCAGACGCCCGCCGGTTGGTGCTTTTTCGGTTCGCGCCATGGCCCAAACGGAGAGCACGCGGCAGTCGCTCGCCTCCTCTATGCTGCGGCCGCTCGGCCGCACGCGAACGACTTCGACGATCCGAGTCCGGCGGTGAGGGCCATGATTGCAGGCGAGGGTGAGTTCCCCTACCGCCTCGCCGACTCTGGGGAAGCGGAGGAAGAGGAGTCCTGAGCCGGTGCGGGTTGACTCCATCCTCGGGATCGGGCCCTTCGGCGACCGGACCGAGGGGCTCTTTTTTCTTGGCCGGGGAGCGGCGGCCAGCGAGATTGGCCCCGCGGGACAAATCGTCGGACTGGGAGATCATTCGATGACGTCGAACGCCGAGCCGCGACCAGGGGATGTGGATGTCCGGGACCTCCCGGGCCTCCTCGCCGCTCCGTCCTGGCTCGCGGAACGGGTGGGGCGACCGGGCCTTCGCGTCGTGGATCTGCGCGACTCCGATGCGTACGAAGCGGGTCACGTTCCAGGGGCCGCGCACCTGAACCTCTCCGAGCTCGGTGCGACCGTGGCCGGATGTGAAAACGTCCTCATTCCTCCCGCGGAGCTCGGCGAGCTCATGGCCGCCTGCGGAATCTCGAACGGGGACGCAGTGGTGGCGTACGACGACCAATGGGGGCTCGCGGCCGCCCGTCTCGTTTGGGCGCTCCATCGGTACGGGCACGAGCGCGTCGCCGTGCTGGACGGGGGGTGGGACCGCTGGCACGACGAGGGAGGGCCGGTGGGCGAAGGAAAAGAGCGGCTCCCCCGAGGAAGCTTCGAGGCCACGCCCCGGCTCGACGTCCTTGCCGATGCCGACTGGATCGCCCGGCGGATCGAGGACGGCAACGCCATCCTCCTCGACACGCGGACGCCGATGGAATTCGAGCGGGGTCATCTCCCCGGGGCCATCGTCTGGGACTGGTTCAACGCCGTCCCCACCGCGTCGTGGAACGTGTCGCGCGATCCGGAGGAGCTTCGCGCCGAGTGGCGCACGCTCGGGGTCGAACCGTCCGGCGAGATCGTCGTCTACTGCAGATCGGGGATGCGGGCCGCACACACCTGGCTGGTGCTCAGGAACGCGGGCTTCTCGCGGGTGCGCCTGTATGACGGGTCCTGGCAGGAGTGGGTGATGAGGGGTGGGGGCGGCGATGGCCGCTGAGACAGCGCGCCCCGGAAGGGGGGCTGCGGGCGGGGGCGCACCTTCCCACGGCGCGCTCCGCGCGGTCGCGGCCTGGCTGCTGGCTGCCGTCGTCTGGGTGGCGGCGCACGGCTACGACACGCAGTTCTCGAGGTTCTGGGTCTTCGGACTCGCCTTCGGGTTCGTCCTTCAGCGCGGGCGTTTCTGTTTCGCATCGGCCTTTCGCGACCTCTTCCTGCTGGGCCACGGGCGCACCATGAAGGGGGTCCTCCTCGGTCTCGCGGTCGCGTCGGTCGGGTTCGCCGTCGTCATGGCCCGCCAGATCCCCAACGCATCCCTCGGCTTCGATCCGCCGACCGCGAACATCCTTCCCATCGGGGCGCACACGGTACTCGGCGGGCTCCTCTTCGGCGTGGGCATGGTGCTCGCGGGCGGCTGTGTCTCCGGGAGCCTCTACCGCATGGGCGAAGGTTACGTCGCCTCGTGGGTGGCCTTCGCCGGAGTCATGGGCGGGCTACTCGGCTCGAGCTACACCTGGAACTGGTGGTGGGAGGCGTCCATCGCGAGTGGCCCGCGTATCTGGTTGCCGCGCTTGCTCGGGCACCCGGGGGCGCTGGTCGCGACCCTCCTCGCGCTGGCGGCCACCTTCGTCTGGGTGCTCCGGATCGAGCGCCGCGCCGGCGTGGTCCTGCCGGCGGTACGCCCCGCGGACGAGGCTTCGGAGAGCGTGACCGACGACTTGAAAGCGATCGGCCGGGGCGTGTTCGTGCGGGGCTGGCCGGTCCTCGTCTCGGGTGCGGTGCTGGGCGCGCTGAACGTCCTCCTCTTCACCGCGCAGGAGCCCTGGGGATTCACGGGGGAAATCGCCCGCTGGACGAGCGGGCTCGCGGGATTGTTCAGCGCCCCGCCACCGGTTCCCGCCGGGGCGAGCGAGCTCCCCGGGTGCGTGCTCGTCCCCCTGGACGGCTCGATTCTCAACCACATGACCTTCATGGTCGGCGGGATGTGGTTCGGCGCCTTCGCCGCTGCGCTCGGGGCCGGGGAATTCAAGCTGCGGATCCCGAGGCGGCCCGTGAGGTACGCACAGTCCCTCGGCGGCGGGGTATTGATGGGGTACGGTGCCGGAATCGGCATCGGATGTACGATCGGAGCCTTCTTCTCCGCGGTGCCGTCGCTTGCGGTGAACGGCTGGGTGTTCGCGGTCTTTCTGGGGGTCGGTGCCTGGCTCGGCACCCGGATCATCGGTAGAATCGCGTGAGGCCTGGATTCAATTGGACGGAGCGAGAACCGGATCGCACATGGCGCAGAGACTGGACGTGAGGGGCGAGATCTGTCCCTACCCGATGATGCGCACGGTGACGGCGCTCAAGAAGCTCCCGGCGGACGAACGAATCCTCGAAGTGATCACGGACCACGCCCCCGCGCTCGACACGATTCCCACTCAGGCCGCCCGACTCGGTTTTCGGACGGAGGTGGACGAGGTGGGTGGATCCGAGTGGCGCCTGGTGCTCACGCGCGCGGCGGCGGACGTAAGATAATGGCCCGGCTCGAGCGCACCGGCGGGACGAACGGAACCATACAGCAACGGGGAGTGATCGTGAGACTCGAAAGCATTGCCGCATGCGTCGTGGCCTGCGCCGTCCTCGGCGGTTGCGTGGCCGGGGCTCCGGAGGCCGAAGCTCCAGAAGCCGACGCCCCCACCGTGGTAGGGGAAAGGGTGACCGTCGACGGAGGCGAATACACGAACATCGCCGTTCCCGAGCTCCAGGCGATGCTCGAGGACAAGGACTTCCCGCTGATCAACGTTCACATCCCGTACGCTGGGGATCTCCCCGGCACGGACGACTCCATCCCCTACAACGAGATCGGGAGCCATCTGGACCGGCTGCCGGCCGACAAGGGCGCGAAGATCGTCCTCTACTGCCGGACCGGTCCGATGAGCGTGACCGCTGCTCGGGAGCTGGTGACCCTCGGGTACACGAACGTCTACAATCTGGTCGGCGGAATCACAGCATGGATCGAGTGGGGACTGCCACTGGCGGGCACGTAACGCCAATTCACGCCAGAGTTGGCCGATGATCCGGGGGCCGGGGCGGACCGAGGATGGTTCGCCGCCTCCCGACTCAAGGGATGAGGGCGGGTACCGGCGTCATGCGGTCTACGTCACCGTGCCCGAGGCGCCCGCGGAAACCCCATCCCCGGCAATAAATGGCGTCTCCGGTGGTGGCGCCGCGGGTGCGCGGGGATCCGGCTGGAATGACTCGCCGCTGGTGGCCGCCGCTCACGAGCGCAGGCACCGCTCTGTCGGTGGTCGTTCCCTCACGGAGTCGGCCGCCGGCCTGGCCAGTCTGTTCTTCCACGAGAAACGGGCCGCTCCCGCACCCATTCCGGCCTGCACGTGTCAACGGTACCTGACAACGATCTCTCCCCCGTCCGGAACGGCTTCGAATACGATGCGGTTGTCACGACGTTCATGACGGAGAACGTTTTCCGCCTGTGACAGCGCCATCTGGCCCCGGCCGGACGGAACCGTCAGAGCGATCGTCAGAGGCTGGTTGTACAGCGCATCGTCCGCAAGTTCATCCGAAAGCGTCAGCGTCATCCCCACATCTGTCTCTGAGTTCAAAGTCAGGCGCGCCGACCTTCGCTCCCTGTGGTATCGCAACGCCTTCCCGAATGTCGTCACCCACGTAAGAGACTGCCGATCCTGAACGATATTCAGATGTTCATTCAAGAGATCCTCGGATATCGGTTCCCACCAGGCATCCTCCACCGTGTCGGAGTGAATGCTGTGGTAGACGAGGATGTAGAGACCACCTGTTTCGATGGCAAAATCGAGGGTCTGGGTGAAGTCGGCACGATCGCGGATCACATATGCGTCCGTCGCGGAAATTCGGTAGTATTCTCGTTCGTCCGCAGCGAAGTCGTAGGGCATCACTGCGATAACCGGGTCGTACTTTCGGGCTCCCACGAAGTCCGAGCTTATCAGGTAGTCGATCGTCTCGGAGCCATCATAACCGAAGGGATACGCAAAGGTCGTTGGCACCACCCCGATACGCGCTCTGATGAGTTCATTCGCCCCCGCGATTTCGTGGTCCAGCCGCTCCAACATCGTCGGTGCGGGCCCTCCGCCGCCGCCCCCGGTCGGGGCTACGAGGCGGACATGTGACTGTGTATGATTAGCGATCTCGATCCCATTTCTCGCCGCGATATCCAGGTTGAGGTAGTCCTGGAACTCCGCATTTGCGGTGGTTACGAAGATCGTGGCCTCGATGCCGTGCCCAACAAGCATGGGAATTGCGAGCTCAGCTTGCCCTGGCGAAAGGTCGTCGAAGGTGAGGACGGTGGCGGAGCGCTTGAACTGAAACCACTCGGCGATCTCGTAGTCCAGGCCGTTCTCCAGGCCGGCTTGGCCTCCTTCCGCTTGGCCTGAGACGCCCGTGGCGGCGTCGCCCTCTTCCCTCGTGTTCGCATCGGGAGAGGTCCGCCCACACCCCGACAGCAACAGCGGGACGAAGCCGAGCGTGAGCCACATCGAAGTCTTGCTCTTCACCTGGAAGCTCCCCTGATGGTCACAGGCGGGCGCGTCGGGACTTCAGTCCTGACGGCGCCAGCGACGTCCGAGCCTTCTCGATCCGTCGGATCTGCGCGATCCTCCCACTCACTTTCCAAGACTCAGCCTCTCGACCAAGGCTTCCGCCAGAACGCGGTTGAGTGCCCCGGAGTGGTGCCAGTCGTCGTCCGCGACCCTCCAGCGGCGCTCACTGAAGTCGACGATTCCGCTCAGGTCGATGACGGGCACCTGCTCGGCCTCGAGTGCCTTTTTGAGACGAACCACCGTCTCGGCCTGGTCTGCGGTCGAAACCGGAGCCATGACCACGTAGAAGTCGACCTCCTCAAAGAGTGGCTGGAGGCGATCGGCTACTGTCCGGAGGATACGCGCGGTCAGGACGAAGTCCCCGTCGCCGTACCGCAAAGGCAGAACCAGACCAAAACGACTCAGGATGTTCGAGCGATTCCAATAGTGTTGCGCGAGCGTCCGAAGGGGCCGCGCACGGAAGAAGCTCCCGAGGCGCACGGGTTCGCCGGCCGCGCCCAATTCGTAGTAGGAGAATCCCTTCCCCCACACCGGCGCGACCTGACTACTTCCCACGACTCGGCCCATGTGCGCGGGGATGAATGTGTAGATCGCGATCCCTCGGCGTTCGGCGACTTCGCTTGCGAGGTCGCGCACGTCCAGTAGGTCGAGAGCCTGTGTCGGGCCGTAGCCGTGCATCCCGTAGTTGTACGGATGACTATCACCCGCCATGGAGGCGACCGCGGCCGGGAGCGTTTCTTCCTGATTGAGCCCCTCTCCAAAGGTGTTGGAGTCTCCAAAGAAGAGGAGGAACCGGTCCGACGACCGTCCACCGGTCCCCGGGGTTTCCCGCCGGCCCAAGGAGTCGATCCGATAGGTGACGTCGTACGCAACCTCGCCGTCCACCATGCTTCGATGACGAGCAGTCACGGCGGGGGAAACCACATAGCTCAACACCTCGTCGAATTCGTAGTACGACCTGGCGTCGACCGGCTCCGGCTCGCCCTCGGCAATTGGCCAGGGCGGCGGCATGAGCCCCAGCACGGTCTCCACTCCCAGCCCCAGTGCGATGAGAAGCGCCAGGTTGACCTGAATCAGGCGCGGCAAGACGGCGACGGCTGCGAAGCCCAGGGTTCCCAAGAGCGGCACGGCATGCAGCAGATGGAAAGCGAGCGGGTCGCTTTCCAAGGCGCCCAAGTGGATGCCGTCCGGGCCGACGGCGTGGATGCCCAGCGCGAGGAACCCCGCGTGAAGCGCCGCAGTCAGAGCACAAGTCGCGCGGACCGACGCACCCTTTTCGAAGGAAGGCAGCCTGAGGATCGCGAACCCGGCTGCGACTGCGAGTCCCGCCCCCAGTAGACCGTGGACCGGGGACAGGGGCGCCAAGAGCGCCAGTGTCGGGACCGCGGTCATCGGCGCAATCAGGCGCCCATACGGCCACATCGTGTCGGCGACTCCGGTCAGGGTGAGCGGCTCTTGCGAGCCGCCTTTTGGGGTGCCCCTTCCCTGAATCCACGGGATCGAAGGAGGATGGAAGCCCGCGTCGGGATCGGTGATTCCGCTAGCGTGCGGGGAGGCGGTCGCCTTTCGGTGGCGGCACGCCGCAAACTGGTCCACGCCAACCGAAGGTCTTCGCGGGTTTCCTTGATACCCACAAGGTGCGTCATCGCGTACGCGAGGAACGCGCCATTAAAGGCCGCGAACGCCGAGTGAGCCCACCGCCCGAAGAAGAGGTCCACGATTGAGTTGACGAAGCAGTAGACAAGAAGGCCGATTGGAGCCAGGAGATAGAGGGCCTGCACGAACGTCCGCGAAGCGATCTTCGGCGTGCGTCCAAAGGGCGTCTTGCGTCCCGTCATCGCCTGGCGGAGAGACATGCCCACGCCGGCGAGGTGGACAGGGATCAGGAGCAAGTTGAGTGCAT
Proteins encoded in this window:
- a CDS encoding sulfurtransferase — translated: MRVDSILGIGPFGDRTEGLFFLGRGAAASEIGPAGQIVGLGDHSMTSNAEPRPGDVDVRDLPGLLAAPSWLAERVGRPGLRVVDLRDSDAYEAGHVPGAAHLNLSELGATVAGCENVLIPPAELGELMAACGISNGDAVVAYDDQWGLAAARLVWALHRYGHERVAVLDGGWDRWHDEGGPVGEGKERLPRGSFEATPRLDVLADADWIARRIEDGNAILLDTRTPMEFERGHLPGAIVWDWFNAVPTASWNVSRDPEELRAEWRTLGVEPSGEIVVYCRSGMRAAHTWLVLRNAGFSRVRLYDGSWQEWVMRGGGGDGR
- a CDS encoding YeeE/YedE family protein; protein product: MAAETARPGRGAAGGGAPSHGALRAVAAWLLAAVVWVAAHGYDTQFSRFWVFGLAFGFVLQRGRFCFASAFRDLFLLGHGRTMKGVLLGLAVASVGFAVVMARQIPNASLGFDPPTANILPIGAHTVLGGLLFGVGMVLAGGCVSGSLYRMGEGYVASWVAFAGVMGGLLGSSYTWNWWWEASIASGPRIWLPRLLGHPGALVATLLALAATFVWVLRIERRAGVVLPAVRPADEASESVTDDLKAIGRGVFVRGWPVLVSGAVLGALNVLLFTAQEPWGFTGEIARWTSGLAGLFSAPPPVPAGASELPGCVLVPLDGSILNHMTFMVGGMWFGAFAAALGAGEFKLRIPRRPVRYAQSLGGGVLMGYGAGIGIGCTIGAFFSAVPSLAVNGWVFAVFLGVGAWLGTRIIGRIA
- a CDS encoding sulfurtransferase TusA family protein, whose translation is MAQRLDVRGEICPYPMMRTVTALKKLPADERILEVITDHAPALDTIPTQAARLGFRTEVDEVGGSEWRLVLTRAAADVR
- a CDS encoding rhodanese-like domain-containing protein gives rise to the protein MARLERTGGTNGTIQQRGVIVRLESIAACVVACAVLGGCVAGAPEAEAPEADAPTVVGERVTVDGGEYTNIAVPELQAMLEDKDFPLINVHIPYAGDLPGTDDSIPYNEIGSHLDRLPADKGAKIVLYCRTGPMSVTAARELVTLGYTNVYNLVGGITAWIEWGLPLAGT
- a CDS encoding polysaccharide deacetylase family protein — its product is MKSKTSMWLTLGFVPLLLSGCGRTSPDANTREEGDAATGVSGQAEGGQAGLENGLDYEIAEWFQFKRSATVLTFDDLSPGQAELAIPMLVGHGIEATIFVTTANAEFQDYLNLDIAARNGIEIANHTQSHVRLVAPTGGGGGGPAPTMLERLDHEIAGANELIRARIGVVPTTFAYPFGYDGSETIDYLISSDFVGARKYDPVIAVMPYDFAADEREYYRISATDAYVIRDRADFTQTLDFAIETGGLYILVYHSIHSDTVEDAWWEPISEDLLNEHLNIVQDRQSLTWVTTFGKALRYHRERRSARLTLNSETDVGMTLTLSDELADDALYNQPLTIALTVPSGRGQMALSQAENVLRHERRDNRIVFEAVPDGGEIVVRYR